The following DNA comes from Allobranchiibius huperziae.
GAGCGGTGTCGCGGCGATCGCGTGCAGGGTGCCGTCCTGGTCCAGCGGCGCGAGGCCGGTGGCGACCGAGCTCAGCCCGGAGACCACCAGCAGCCCGGCGGCCCAAGGCCCCAACGGGCGGAGCAGCAGCGCCGAGCCGCCGGCCAGCAGCACCCCGAAGGTCATGAAGGAGCCGTTCATCACCCCATGCCGCGGCGAGCAGTACGCCAGGGAGCACCCGACCTCACCGAGCCGGCTGACCGAGTCGCCCAGGAAGCTGTAGCCGCCCTTGGTCGCCGCCGCGACCACGAACTCCGTGCCGATGTACGCCGGCCGGACGAGGAGTGCCAACGCTCCCCAGCGCTCGAGCGCAGAACCGGTGACCAACGTGTCGTGCCGCTGCGGGCCTGCGTCCATGTGGTCACCGTAGGGCGTGCCGGATCTGGTCTCGTGCCCGGTGAGTCGGCCGGCGCGTTCCGTCGTCGCGGCCGATCTACCGGGGGCGACCGCGGCGCTCCAGATGCGGGGCCAGCATGGGTGCCAGGGTGGCGACGATCTGTTCACGGCTCATCGACGCCATCGGCTCGGCCCCCATCACGTAGCGGGAGAAGATCAGCCCGCCCATCACGGTGACCACGGCGGTCGCGTGCAGCGACGCGTCCGGCCCGCCGATGTGGTCGCGCAACCGCCCGTGCACCTCGGTGCTGATGAAGGTGCCCAGCGTCCGCCGCAGGCTGGAGTCGTCGTCGGCGGAGCGCAGCACGGCGAGCAGCGGGCCGCTGAAGACCGGCTGATCCCACAGAGTGACGGCGGTCCCCACCAGCCGCTCGGCGACGTGGTCGGCCCCGGCCGCGAAGACCTTGTCCATGACCTCGCCGGGGGTCATCGCGATCGCGAGCACATGCCCGAAGAGCGCTTCCTTGGTGCCGAAGTGGTAATTCACCAGGGAGTGGTCCACGCCTGCATCTCGGGCGATCGCGCGGACGGAGACGGCGGCGTACCCGTCCTGTTCGAACCGCGTCCGAGCTGCGGCGATGATGCGTTCTCTGGCGTCGCTGCCGCCGCGTGGGCGTCCGGCGCGGTTATTCACCACGGATGACATCCTGCGCTGCTCGGTCGCAGAGTGCAACGCATCGCACGCACTCCCACATCGGGCAGGAACTCTCATGTCGCATCCCACCTCCTCCACCTCCCACACGAGCACCAGGGCCACGCTGCCGGTCATCCTGCTGGCGCTGGCGACCGTCGTCTCGGCCGTGTCGTCGTTGCTGTCGGCGTTGCCGTCGATCGCCGTCGACACCCACGCGTCGCAGACGCAGCTGACCTGGATTGTCGACGCGTACGCGCTGGCCTTCGCCTCGTTGCTGCTGCCCGCGGGCGCGCTCGGCGACCGGTTCGGCCGCCGCCGCACGCTGATGGTCGGGCTGGCCATCTTCGCCGTGGCCGGCGCTGTCCCGCTGATTCAGGACGACACGACGACCCTCATCGTCGTCCGCGCCGCGATGGGCGTGGCAGCAGCGCTCGTCATGCCCGCCACCCTCTCGACGATCACCTCGTCGTTTCCCCGCGAACGCCGTGAGGTGGCCGTGGCGACCTGGGCCGGTGTCGCAGCCGTGGGCGCCGTCCTCGGTTTGTTCATCGCCGGGTTCGTCCTGCGGTGGTGGCAGTGGCACTCCGTCTTCCTGGCGAGCGCCGTCATGGCGGTGGTGGCGTTGATCGGCGTCGTGGTCGCCGTCCCGGAGTCGGCCGCGCCGGACGAGGCGTCGAACGACCCGCTCGGCGCACTGCTGTCGGTGAGCGCTCTCGTGCTCTTCGTCTACGCGATCGTCGAGGCGCCCACGACGGGATGGACCTCCGCGTCGACGCTGGCCATCATCGGCGCCTCCGTGGTGTTGGGCGCGCTCTTCCTCGCCTGGGAGGCTCGCGCGACCCGCCCGCTGCTCGCCCTGCGGCATTTCCGGAACGTCGGCTTCTCCTCGGGATCGCTCTCGTTGGCGGCGATGTTCTTCGGCTTCTTCGGTTTCATCCTGCTTTTCCTGCAGTACCTGCAGCTGGTGCGCGGTTACAGCCCGCTGGAGGCAGCGTGCGCGATGCTGCCGCTGCCGCTCGGACTCATGCCGGCCGCGCGCGGCATGGCGCCACGCCTCGACGGGCGCCTGGGCCAGTGGGCGCAGAGCGCGATCGGACTGGGCACGATGGCGGCCGCGCTCTGGTGGCTGTCCCGCGCGGACGGCGGCACGTCGTACTGGGTCGTCGCGATCGGGCTGTTCGTGCTGGGTGTCGGGGGAGGGCTGGCGATGCCGGCGGCCACCACCGCGATCACGAAGGCACTGCCGAAGGCGGAGCAGGGAGTGGCGTCCGCCGTCAACGACCTGTCGCGCGAGCTCGGTGGAGCGGTCGGGATCGCGGCGCTGTCCAGCGTGGCGACCTCCGTCTACCGCGACCACCTCGACCTGCGGGCGATCCCGCCGCAGCTGCGTCACCTCGTGCTCGAGTCCGCGGCAGCGGGCACGCACGCGCCGGTGGCCGGGGTGCGGTCGGCGGCGCTCACGGCGTACACGACGGGACTGCAGCACGGTCTGCTCACCGCGGCCGGGCTGCTCGCTGCGGCGGCACTCGTCCTGGCCGCGTCGGCTCTCCTACGGCCGACCCGATCGCCGCGCCCGGTGGCGACGGTCGATCAGGGGGAGCCAGCAGTCAGCGCCGCAGCACCGCTACCCGGCCCAGATCGCCGGACGCCCAGCATGCTCCGTCGTGAGCGCAGCTGACCGTGTCGAACTGCCCGGTGTCGAAGGTGTGCCAGTCGCGGCCCGCGTCGTAGGAGATGTCCGACCCGGTCAGTCCGACCGAGATGACCGTGGCGAACGTACGCGGCACGAACGTGACACCGGAGCGGTAGCCGGTCGGCTGGTGGGTGGCGCTGATCCACTTCGAACCGAACAGGGAGTACGCCGCGACGTTAGTGTTCGCCGCCGGTGCGTTGAAGTCGCCGCCCACCGCGACACCCAGGAACGGCGTACGGAACGCGAGGCCGAAGACCCCCGCGCTCGCGGAGCTGACGATCGGGGTGGACTGTGCCGTCCAGGTGAGGCCGCCGTCGCGGGAGTGGTAGATCCGCGAGACGGCGCCCCCGCCGGAGCCGAACCACGCGTCGCGGCCGAGGGTCGTGATGCACTCACCGCTCGCGGCGAACCCGGCCTCGCCGGTCTGGGCCGGCGGCATGCCGGCGTTCGGGAGGACCCGCCAGCTGCGGCCGCCGTCGCGGGTGGACAGGATCCGGAAGCGTCCGTCGACCGGGTCGCTGAGCACCAGCCCGTGCTGCCGGTTGGAGAAGGACATGCAGTCGAAGAACGCGGCCGGGTCGGTGTTGGTGTAGGAGAGCTGCCAGGTGCGCCCGCCGTCGGAGGTCGCGTAGAGCCGCGAATCGGTGCCGGTGCCGGCCGCCATGGCTACCGCGTGGGTCGCGTCGGTGGCCGAGATGTCGCGGAACTGCAGCGTGGAGGCGCCGGCCGGTGACCGGTTCTCCCACGTACGACCGCCGTCGACCGTCCGCAGCACCGTGCCGTCGTATCCGCCCAGCCACGCGACCTGGCGGCTGACCGCGGCCAGACCGCGGAAGTGGCTCGTGGATCCGGTGGGCAGCAGCTGCCAGGACGGTGCGTGCGGACCTCGATGTCCGTGATCGGGCACCGCCGCGTGCGCGGGGCCGGTGACGACGAGTCCGAGGACCGTCAGGATCGCGGACAGCATGACCAGGAGTCGTCCTCGCAGCACCATCCGGTCACGCTACTGCCGCCGTCGTTCGGGGGCCAGGGATCGAGCGGGCGGTACGCCGGCCGGGCGCAACTACGATCGCCGGGTGAGTGCGAGCCTGGTGACCAAGAATCTCGCCGGCGGACACGCTCACCGCACGCTCTTCAGCGCGCTGGATCTCACCGTCGCGCCCGGTGACGTGGTCGGTGTGGTCGGTGCCAACGGCGCCGGTAAGACGACGCTGCTGCGGATCCTCGCCGGCGATCTGGAGCCGCTCGACGGCACGGTGTCCACCTCGACCAGCGACGCGTTCGTGGGGTGGCTTCCCCAGGAGCACGAGCGGATCCCCGGCGAGACCATCGGCCGGTTCGTGGCCCGTCGTACGGGCGCCGAGGCCGCGACGTCGGCGATGGAGCGGGCCGCTACCGCGCTCGGCGAGGGGCCCGCGTCCAAGCAGGTCGACGACGCGTACGCGGAGAGCTTCGACCGCTGGATGGCCAGCGGGGCGCCGGATCTGGACGAACGCCTCCCTGCGGTGCTCGCCGACCTGGGTCTCGACGTGGGCCCGGACGCGCTGATGACCTCGCTGTCGGGCGGGCAGGCCGCGCGGGCGGCGTTGGCCTCGTTGATGCTGAGCCGGTTCGACCTGGTGATGCTCGACGAGCCCACCAACGATTTGGACCTGGCCGGGTTGGACCGGCTCGAGGGGTTCGTCCGCGAGCTGCGCGCCGGGGTCGTGCTCGTCTCGCACGACCGCGAGTTCCTCTCCCGGGTGGTGACCCGTGTCGTCGAGCTCGACCTGGCCCAACGTCAGGTCGCGGTCTACGACGGCGGGTACGACGCGTTCCTGGAG
Coding sequences within:
- a CDS encoding DUF998 domain-containing protein; the protein is MDAGPQRHDTLVTGSALERWGALALLVRPAYIGTEFVVAAATKGGYSFLGDSVSRLGEVGCSLAYCSPRHGVMNGSFMTFGVLLAGGSALLLRPLGPWAAGLLVVSGLSSVATGLAPLDQDGTLHAIAATPLFVAQPIALIVLGVRLRDEQPRLARVLLATGAVTAAAAVAFVASGDSPVSGGLERLALWPVLLGTAAFAWTRLSRRGR
- a CDS encoding TetR family transcriptional regulator: MVNNRAGRPRGGSDARERIIAAARTRFEQDGYAAVSVRAIARDAGVDHSLVNYHFGTKEALFGHVLAIAMTPGEVMDKVFAAGADHVAERLVGTAVTLWDQPVFSGPLLAVLRSADDDSSLRRTLGTFISTEVHGRLRDHIGGPDASLHATAVVTVMGGLIFSRYVMGAEPMASMSREQIVATLAPMLAPHLERRGRPR
- a CDS encoding MFS transporter, which translates into the protein MSHPTSSTSHTSTRATLPVILLALATVVSAVSSLLSALPSIAVDTHASQTQLTWIVDAYALAFASLLLPAGALGDRFGRRRTLMVGLAIFAVAGAVPLIQDDTTTLIVVRAAMGVAAALVMPATLSTITSSFPRERREVAVATWAGVAAVGAVLGLFIAGFVLRWWQWHSVFLASAVMAVVALIGVVVAVPESAAPDEASNDPLGALLSVSALVLFVYAIVEAPTTGWTSASTLAIIGASVVLGALFLAWEARATRPLLALRHFRNVGFSSGSLSLAAMFFGFFGFILLFLQYLQLVRGYSPLEAACAMLPLPLGLMPAARGMAPRLDGRLGQWAQSAIGLGTMAAALWWLSRADGGTSYWVVAIGLFVLGVGGGLAMPAATTAITKALPKAEQGVASAVNDLSRELGGAVGIAALSSVATSVYRDHLDLRAIPPQLRHLVLESAAAGTHAPVAGVRSAALTAYTTGLQHGLLTAAGLLAAAALVLAASALLRPTRSPRPVATVDQGEPAVSAAAPLPGPDRRTPSMLRRERS
- a CDS encoding WD40/YVTN/BNR-like repeat-containing protein; amino-acid sequence: MVLRGRLLVMLSAILTVLGLVVTGPAHAAVPDHGHRGPHAPSWQLLPTGSTSHFRGLAAVSRQVAWLGGYDGTVLRTVDGGRTWENRSPAGASTLQFRDISATDATHAVAMAAGTGTDSRLYATSDGGRTWQLSYTNTDPAAFFDCMSFSNRQHGLVLSDPVDGRFRILSTRDGGRSWRVLPNAGMPPAQTGEAGFAASGECITTLGRDAWFGSGGGAVSRIYHSRDGGLTWTAQSTPIVSSASAGVFGLAFRTPFLGVAVGGDFNAPAANTNVAAYSLFGSKWISATHQPTGYRSGVTFVPRTFATVISVGLTGSDISYDAGRDWHTFDTGQFDTVSCAHDGACWASGDLGRVAVLRR